One window of Sphingobacteriales bacterium genomic DNA carries:
- a CDS encoding phosphoribosylformylglycinamidine synthase, which translates to MSTYQFIHLSYQEHIRDIAAEQLAEKAKKYFGINTGKVKSSKVYSIGYEMEPKTVKDFATLCLNDSIVNEMYVNELLPQSGFHSYIAIAKLPGVTDDEGISAQKALSDYLNINIDTNTQHIFSQDIYYIENSLPQADLKILAQELGNSLINHFDYSSSAVLNSENLYIPEVRVKADSTVTEIDLNIPNEALVQLSKTMLLALNLEEMKAIQAYYQSPETITFREQAGLPASPTDCELEILAQTWSEHCKHKEFNAIIHYFDADTQSSKTIHSLFKTFIKGATDKVAENLKSFNNHWLVKVFSDNAGVVKINDRLHFVWKVETHNSPSALDPYGGAITGILGNNRDPLGTGVGGAKLLFNTNVLCFGKPDFSGKLLSGQLHPKRIFNGVRHGIEDGGNKSGIPTVNGAIIFDERFGGKPLVYCGTGAIMEPFYHGKPAWEKPIDPEDIILMAGGRVGKDGIHGATFSSVEIDEYSPQSAVQIGSPITQKLLADFLVRACASGLVKCSTDNGAGGLSSSIGELATISNGAIIHLEKVPLKYSGLKPWEIFVSESQERMTIVVEKTKVRELFNLAQSMEVELSEIGVFTNSGNLEVKFNNETVALLDMHFLHEGVPQKTLVAEYKKPVLKEPALPEGINYNEVLLKLLGSFNICSREQVIRQYDHEVKGRTVLKPLMGPKGKAPQDAAVVRVAFDSLEGIAVSNGIIPHYGDIDAYQMSAGAFDEAVRQIISVGGSLPNTAPEDGIFWSVNDNFCVPDSVFDEQNNPDGKEKLAKLVQMCEALYDMATFFDIPLTSGKDSMKNDFKADGVKISVPPTILYSMAAKITDISNIVTSEFKAAGDLVYQLGHTYSELGASQFYSLFNELGANVPRVRKEEAKKLYQKVMLANNNRLIESSHDLSDGGLAVALAECAFGGNLGVQIVLDNYMGKGLSLNDLLFSESHSRFVVSVQPQNRILFEQMFGSQAHFLGQVIPQPYMTVIYEGREIINQPIHNLLDAWNNGLSMV; encoded by the coding sequence ATGAGTACATACCAGTTTATACATTTATCATATCAGGAACATATTCGCGATATAGCTGCCGAACAACTGGCTGAAAAGGCTAAAAAGTATTTTGGAATTAATACCGGAAAAGTTAAAAGCAGCAAAGTTTACAGCATTGGTTATGAAATGGAACCGAAAACGGTAAAAGATTTTGCAACGTTATGCCTGAATGATTCCATTGTCAATGAAATGTATGTGAACGAATTGTTGCCGCAAAGTGGGTTTCATTCTTATATTGCTATTGCTAAACTTCCGGGAGTTACTGATGACGAGGGAATATCAGCCCAAAAAGCGTTGAGTGACTATTTAAATATCAATATAGATACCAACACACAACATATATTTTCGCAGGACATTTATTACATTGAAAATTCCTTGCCACAAGCAGATCTTAAAATATTAGCTCAGGAATTAGGCAATTCACTAATCAACCATTTCGACTATTCTTCCAGCGCTGTCCTGAACAGTGAAAATTTGTATATTCCTGAAGTCAGGGTAAAAGCGGATAGTACTGTTACTGAAATTGACCTGAATATTCCCAATGAGGCATTGGTTCAACTTTCCAAAACAATGCTACTTGCTTTGAATCTGGAAGAAATGAAAGCCATCCAAGCCTATTACCAAAGCCCTGAAACTATTACCTTTCGCGAACAGGCCGGATTGCCTGCTTCACCCACCGATTGTGAACTTGAAATTTTAGCACAAACCTGGAGTGAACATTGTAAACACAAAGAGTTTAATGCCATCATCCATTATTTTGATGCGGATACTCAATCCTCCAAAACAATTCATTCTTTATTTAAGACCTTTATAAAAGGAGCAACCGATAAAGTTGCAGAAAACCTTAAATCATTCAATAATCACTGGCTGGTAAAGGTGTTTTCGGACAATGCCGGAGTAGTAAAAATTAACGACCGGCTTCATTTTGTCTGGAAAGTTGAAACACATAATTCACCATCGGCTTTAGACCCTTATGGAGGAGCTATCACCGGAATTCTTGGCAATAACCGCGATCCTCTCGGAACAGGTGTTGGTGGTGCAAAATTGCTGTTTAATACGAATGTGCTCTGTTTTGGCAAACCCGATTTTAGCGGCAAACTTTTAAGCGGGCAACTGCATCCGAAAAGAATATTTAACGGAGTAAGACACGGAATAGAAGACGGTGGAAATAAATCAGGAATACCTACAGTTAACGGAGCCATCATTTTTGACGAAAGATTTGGTGGAAAACCTTTGGTTTATTGTGGAACCGGAGCTATTATGGAGCCATTTTACCATGGAAAACCTGCCTGGGAAAAACCAATAGATCCGGAAGATATTATCCTGATGGCAGGAGGAAGGGTTGGAAAAGATGGAATACACGGTGCGACATTTTCTTCTGTAGAAATTGATGAATATTCACCTCAATCGGCCGTTCAAATTGGAAGCCCGATCACTCAAAAACTATTGGCTGACTTTTTGGTAAGGGCTTGTGCATCCGGATTGGTCAAATGCAGTACTGACAATGGAGCCGGAGGGCTTTCTTCTTCAATCGGAGAATTGGCAACTATCAGCAACGGGGCGATTATACACCTCGAAAAAGTTCCTTTGAAGTATTCAGGATTAAAACCCTGGGAAATATTTGTTTCAGAGTCACAAGAGCGAATGACCATAGTTGTAGAAAAAACTAAGGTCAGAGAATTGTTTAATCTGGCTCAAAGTATGGAGGTAGAACTCAGCGAAATAGGGGTGTTTACAAACTCGGGCAATCTTGAAGTTAAGTTCAATAATGAAACCGTGGCTTTGTTAGATATGCACTTCCTGCATGAAGGAGTTCCTCAAAAAACCTTAGTTGCTGAGTATAAAAAACCGGTACTAAAAGAACCTGCACTGCCCGAAGGCATCAACTATAATGAGGTGTTGTTAAAGCTGTTGGGGAGTTTTAATATATGTTCCCGAGAGCAGGTAATCCGCCAATATGACCATGAAGTTAAAGGAAGAACGGTTTTAAAACCTTTGATGGGTCCGAAAGGAAAGGCTCCTCAGGATGCAGCAGTTGTACGGGTGGCATTTGATTCGTTGGAAGGAATTGCAGTTTCAAATGGAATAATTCCTCATTATGGAGATATAGATGCTTATCAAATGTCGGCCGGAGCTTTTGACGAGGCAGTCCGTCAGATAATATCTGTTGGGGGAAGTTTGCCAAATACCGCCCCCGAAGATGGTATATTTTGGTCTGTGAACGATAATTTTTGTGTGCCTGATTCGGTCTTTGACGAACAAAACAATCCGGACGGGAAAGAAAAACTGGCAAAATTAGTTCAGATGTGTGAAGCGTTATATGATATGGCCACTTTTTTCGACATCCCCCTAACCTCCGGCAAAGACAGTATGAAAAATGATTTTAAGGCAGATGGGGTAAAAATTTCAGTACCTCCGACTATTCTTTATTCGATGGCTGCCAAAATTACCGATATTTCAAATATTGTAACCAGCGAGTTTAAAGCAGCAGGCGATTTAGTTTACCAGCTCGGTCATACTTATTCTGAACTTGGCGCTTCTCAGTTTTATTCACTATTTAATGAGTTAGGGGCAAATGTACCAAGGGTGAGAAAGGAAGAGGCTAAGAAGCTATATCAAAAAGTAATGTTGGCCAACAATAACCGGTTGATAGAAAGCAGCCATGATCTTTCGGATGGTGGTCTTGCAGTGGCATTGGCAGAATGTGCTTTTGGCGGTAATCTTGGAGTTCAGATTGTTTTGGACAATTATATGGGTAAAGGACTTTCATTAAACGACCTATTGTTCTCAGAATCCCATAGCCGTTTTGTGGTTAGTGTCCAACCTCAGAACAGAATTTTATTTGAACAAATGTTTGGCAGTCAGGCACATTTCCTCGGTCAGGTAATCCCGCAACCCTATATGACAGTGATTTATGAAGGCAGGGAAATTATCAATCAACCCATCCATAATCTTCTCGATGCCTGGAACAATGGGTTATCTATGGTATAA
- a CDS encoding glycosyltransferase family 2 protein — MNIHKLSIIIPAYNEENTITSLLDNVRNVTLVNNIQKEIIIVNDCSKDQTEAVVKNYMTNYPKADICYYKHEVNKGKGAALHTGIAKATGDFLIIQDADLEYDPHEFNILLSPVLRGVADVVYGSRFLGGNPHRILFFWHTIGNKFLTFLSNMFTNLNLTDMETCYKLFRSDIIKQIKLKENRFGFEPEITAKISRVKNIRIYEVGISYYGRTYAEGKKINWKDGFRAIYCILKYNIWA; from the coding sequence ATGAATATACACAAACTGAGTATCATTATACCGGCTTACAATGAAGAAAACACAATCACTTCGCTGTTAGACAATGTCCGCAACGTTACTCTTGTCAACAATATACAAAAGGAAATTATTATCGTCAACGATTGTTCCAAGGATCAAACTGAAGCCGTTGTAAAGAATTATATGACTAATTATCCTAAAGCAGATATATGTTACTATAAACATGAGGTAAATAAAGGCAAGGGTGCAGCGTTGCACACAGGAATTGCCAAAGCAACGGGAGATTTTCTCATTATTCAGGATGCAGATTTAGAATATGACCCCCATGAATTTAATATTCTCCTTTCACCGGTTTTGCGGGGTGTGGCTGATGTCGTATATGGTTCTCGTTTTTTAGGTGGAAACCCCCATCGGATTCTTTTTTTCTGGCATACTATCGGCAACAAATTCCTGACATTTCTTTCCAATATGTTTACCAATCTAAATTTGACTGATATGGAAACCTGCTACAAACTGTTCAGATCCGATATCATCAAACAAATCAAACTGAAAGAAAACCGTTTCGGTTTTGAACCTGAGATTACCGCAAAAATTTCGAGGGTAAAAAATATCAGGATCTATGAAGTTGGAATTTCCTATTACGGGCGGACGTATGCCGAAGGAAAAAAAATCAACTGGAAAGACGGGTTTAGAGCTATTTACTGCATTTTAAAATATAACATTTGGGCTTAG
- a CDS encoding ABC transporter ATP-binding protein, protein MVKGTQLSKSYGTLKVLKGVDISVQKGEIVSIVGASGAGKSTLLHILGTLDRSDSGSLEIGQKNISKLNDKELARFRNRHIGFVFQFHHLLPEFTALENVCIPAYLLGSSITDAVSKAKDLLLFLGLGQRLEHKPTELSGGEQQRVAVARALVNQPDVILADEPSGNLDSDNSRELHRLFFELRDRFQQTFIIVTHNEELADMSDRKLVMKDGLMLLN, encoded by the coding sequence ATTGTAAAAGGCACGCAGCTTTCCAAGTCTTACGGAACATTAAAAGTTTTGAAAGGTGTTGACATTTCAGTTCAAAAAGGAGAAATTGTGTCTATTGTCGGTGCGTCAGGAGCAGGCAAAAGTACCTTGTTGCATATTTTAGGAACACTTGACCGTTCTGACAGTGGAAGTTTGGAAATTGGTCAAAAGAATATCAGCAAATTGAACGATAAAGAACTTGCACGTTTTCGCAACAGACATATAGGTTTTGTGTTCCAGTTTCATCATTTATTACCCGAATTCACAGCATTGGAAAATGTTTGTATTCCTGCGTATTTGTTGGGTAGTAGTATAACAGATGCTGTTTCAAAAGCAAAAGATCTGTTGTTGTTTTTAGGACTTGGACAGCGGTTAGAACATAAACCTACAGAATTATCGGGAGGGGAACAACAAAGAGTTGCTGTTGCAAGGGCATTGGTCAATCAACCGGACGTTATTTTAGCTGACGAACCTTCCGGCAATTTGGATTCGGATAATTCCCGGGAACTTCACCGGCTATTTTTTGAATTGAGAGACAGATTTCAACAAACATTTATCATCGTAACACACAATGAAGAGTTGGCTGATATGTCGGACCGCAAATTGGTCATGAAGGATGGGTTGATGCTTTTGAACTGA
- a CDS encoding amino acid ABC transporter substrate-binding protein, translating to MKPELPVSKPPALPPTPENYENPTEKKVEHKQPDTTKIKIEEKSPEALKPQKPAVIKSLVYNIAVMLPFSVADYIPNAANDSVPESSTIALEFYEGMLLSFEKLKQEGVSLQVHVYDTENNVNTVNRLLQTPELMSADLIVGPVYNRELKPVANFARQHQVYQLSPLSPSSNICHDNPWYLIANPSIEAQCAAIYQYIASGQEQKRIVTICSGKSNETGLSNLFFHFRHQSKESGLDINNIPVSQIIYANQSIAEIEQHLSPLDENMIVVTSFDPLLVYDLITKLNSLRSKYRIKLFGMPNWLNFDMVDFEYFANLNLHIPLPFWLDKQDAQYLAFKKSYLSNFKTLPSEYACRGYDTMLWLGRALYNYGKTFGTFAGELNAKGIFTDFVFEPASAHQYTSGNKLNRTDFLENKFVNIVRVNPDLSLEKVNK from the coding sequence TTGAAGCCTGAATTACCGGTATCAAAACCACCGGCATTGCCTCCAACACCTGAAAATTATGAAAATCCTACTGAAAAAAAAGTCGAACACAAGCAACCGGATACTACTAAAATAAAAATTGAAGAGAAATCACCGGAAGCATTAAAACCTCAAAAACCTGCAGTAATAAAATCTTTAGTTTACAATATAGCCGTCATGCTTCCTTTTTCAGTTGCCGATTATATTCCCAATGCTGCTAATGACTCAGTACCCGAATCTTCAACAATAGCACTTGAATTTTATGAGGGGATGTTGTTGTCATTTGAGAAATTGAAACAAGAGGGAGTTTCGCTACAGGTTCATGTGTATGATACCGAAAACAATGTAAATACCGTAAACCGGTTACTCCAAACTCCTGAACTTATGAGTGCCGATTTGATTGTAGGGCCGGTTTACAATCGAGAACTAAAACCTGTTGCTAATTTTGCCCGTCAACACCAGGTTTACCAACTTTCTCCACTTTCCCCATCATCAAATATCTGTCATGATAATCCCTGGTATTTAATTGCTAATCCTTCTATTGAAGCTCAATGTGCGGCAATTTATCAATATATTGCTTCCGGTCAGGAACAAAAACGTATTGTTACAATTTGTTCCGGCAAATCTAATGAAACCGGTTTGTCCAATCTGTTTTTTCATTTCAGACATCAGAGCAAAGAATCGGGATTGGATATAAATAATATACCTGTCAGCCAAATAATTTATGCAAACCAAAGTATTGCTGAAATAGAACAGCATTTATCACCTTTGGATGAGAACATGATTGTTGTTACATCCTTTGATCCTTTGTTAGTGTACGATTTAATTACCAAACTAAATTCACTGCGTTCAAAATATAGGATAAAGCTTTTTGGTATGCCTAATTGGCTTAATTTTGATATGGTTGATTTTGAATATTTTGCAAATTTGAATCTCCATATTCCACTCCCATTTTGGTTAGATAAACAGGATGCTCAATATCTTGCCTTTAAAAAAAGCTATCTGTCAAATTTTAAAACGTTGCCCTCAGAATATGCTTGTCGGGGCTATGACACCATGCTTTGGTTGGGAAGGGCTTTGTACAATTATGGAAAAACGTTTGGCACATTTGCAGGAGAGCTGAATGCCAAAGGAATTTTTACTGATTTTGTTTTTGAACCGGCATCTGCACATCAATATACAAGCGGTAATAAACTGAACAGAACCGATTTTCTGGAAAATAAATTTGTTAATATAGTCAGGGTTAACCCTGATTTGTCGTTGGAAAAAGTCAACAAATAG
- a CDS encoding DUF3575 domain-containing protein, translated as MSRSFFRIYGIAIVYIIYLVYAQNLHAQHVVLKTNVLSILSGNYGASAEFAVGKKIGISITGNYVSTKKGDDTQFSTTEHETGYNVIPEARFYLSNRIDGGSLQGLYVGPNLIYEKLKVKITNPQPDSTTVEGQVTNFGYGVIVGHQWIFKERFAVDLFFNPYFNSPSISGEIATTTPQRYEGNRGIQFRRIGVAVGIAF; from the coding sequence ATGTCCCGTTCCTTCTTTCGTATATACGGCATTGCAATAGTTTATATTATATACTTAGTTTACGCTCAAAATTTACACGCTCAGCATGTTGTCTTAAAAACCAATGTTCTAAGTATTCTATCAGGCAATTATGGGGCTTCTGCTGAATTTGCAGTTGGTAAAAAAATTGGAATTAGCATCACTGGCAATTATGTCAGCACTAAAAAAGGGGACGATACTCAATTCAGTACAACAGAACATGAAACGGGATATAATGTCATTCCTGAAGCCCGGTTCTACCTTTCAAACCGGATTGATGGGGGCAGTTTACAAGGCTTGTATGTCGGGCCAAATTTGATTTATGAAAAACTTAAGGTAAAAATAACCAATCCCCAACCTGATTCAACCACAGTTGAAGGGCAGGTTACAAACTTTGGTTATGGGGTCATTGTCGGACATCAATGGATTTTCAAAGAGCGGTTTGCTGTTGATTTGTTTTTTAATCCTTATTTCAACTCCCCTTCTATAAGCGGAGAAATTGCCACTACTACACCCCAAAGATATGAAGGCAATCGTGGAATTCAATTTCGCAGAATTGGGGTAGCAGTAGGAATCGCGTTTTAA